GAACTCCTCGACTGGCTCCGCGCGCAAGGCGTCCGGACGGCCGTCCTCACGCGCAACAGCCGCCGAAGCGTCAATCGCGCCTGCCGACGGCACGGCTTGGCGTTCGACGCCGTCGTCGCCCGCGAGGACCACTTGCCGAAACCAAGCCCCGACGGCGCCCGGCACCTGATGACGACGCTCGGCGCGGGGCCGGAAGAAACGGTCGTGGTCGGCGACTTCCGTTTCGACATGGAGGCGGGCGCGGCCGCCGGCTGCCGGACGATCGCCCTGGTCTCGGACCCTCGCCCGGCGTGGGCGTTCGAGGCCACCTGGATCGCCGACGACCTTGCCGAGGTCCGCCGAATCCTTTCCGAGCCTCACGGGGAGACGTAACCGCTGCGCTCGCCGCTTGCTCCCCCTGCCCTCGCCTCTTATAATCGTCCGAACGTCGCTGCAAAAGGAGTTGCCGTGGCCTGTCTGCCTCTGGCCAACATCTTCGCTCGAAAGACACGCACAACGATCAGCGTCCTGGCGGTCGGGGTGGGGGTGGCCCTTTTCCTCGTACTCATCGGCCTGACGAGCATGCTCCGCGAGATCGCCGACCGCACCACGAACGTCAGCGCCCATCTGATGGTCTGGCCGGCGTCCGACCAGGTGGTGCTGAGCGGCGGGCTGCCCGCCGACAAGGTCCAGACCGACCTGGAAACGATTCCCGGCGTCGCGCGGGCGGTGGCGGTCCTGCGGTGGCCGCTCAAAATGGCCGGACGCGTGCAGAACGTGTACGGCATCCGGCCGCGGGACTGGGACCTCTTCGCCGGGCCGGACCGCATGGTCGAAGGCCGCGCCCTCGAAGGCGGTGACGAGATGGTCATCGACACGCGCCTGGCCCGCGCGGGGCCCTATCGCCTGGGCCAGACGGTCCAGCGCTGGGGCCGGTCGTACACAATCGTCGGCATCGCACGCGAAGGCGTCGCGGGGCGCGTCTTCATGCCCATCCAGACCGTCAGCCAGGCCATGAGCCAGGACGTCCTCAGGGCCTCGTTCTTCTATGTGCGTCTCGCGCGGCCGGAGGACGTCCGGCCGGTGCGCGAGGCGATCGAGGCGCGCGGCCTGCGGGTCATCACCTTCGACGAGTACTACGACGTCCTCGCCTCCAGTTTCGTGGACATGGACCTCGTCATCGCGGCCGTTGTCTTCGTCGCCGGGTTCGTCTGTTTCCTCGTCATCCTCCTGACGGTGTACACGATGGTGGTCGAGCGGACGCGCGAGATCGGCGTCCTGAAGGCCATGGGCGCGTCGCGCGCGCAGGTCTTCAGCCTCGTCATGGCCGAGGCGGGGCTCATCTGCGCCGCGGGCATCGTCGCCGGGTTCCTCCTGACCTGGGGGAGCCGCGCCCTCATCCTGAACCTTCAGCCGCTGTGGACAGTGGACATTCCGGCGGTCCGTTTCGCCTATGCGGCCGCGCTCGCCGCCGGCGGGACGGCCCTCGGGGCCCTCCATCCGGCGCGGCGGGCCGCCCGGCAGGACCCCGTCGAGAGCCTGCGCTATGAATAGGGCGACGGGCGAATAGCCCCCGAGTTGAGGCGTCCAAGGGAGCGACATGGA
The nucleotide sequence above comes from Planctomycetota bacterium. Encoded proteins:
- a CDS encoding HAD family hydrolase, which codes for ELLDWLRAQGVRTAVLTRNSRRSVNRACRRHGLAFDAVVAREDHLPKPSPDGARHLMTTLGAGPEETVVVGDFRFDMEAGAAAGCRTIALVSDPRPAWAFEATWIADDLAEVRRILSEPHGET
- a CDS encoding ABC transporter permease, with the protein product MACLPLANIFARKTRTTISVLAVGVGVALFLVLIGLTSMLREIADRTTNVSAHLMVWPASDQVVLSGGLPADKVQTDLETIPGVARAVAVLRWPLKMAGRVQNVYGIRPRDWDLFAGPDRMVEGRALEGGDEMVIDTRLARAGPYRLGQTVQRWGRSYTIVGIAREGVAGRVFMPIQTVSQAMSQDVLRASFFYVRLARPEDVRPVREAIEARGLRVITFDEYYDVLASSFVDMDLVIAAVVFVAGFVCFLVILLTVYTMVVERTREIGVLKAMGASRAQVFSLVMAEAGLICAAGIVAGFLLTWGSRALILNLQPLWTVDIPAVRFAYAAALAAGGTALGALHPARRAARQDPVESLRYE